One segment of Marinobacter sediminum DNA contains the following:
- a CDS encoding DUF3291 domain-containing protein: MSKYQIAQLNIATLMAPIDSPQLSDFVENLDRINALAEDSPGFVWRLQTEEGDATGIDYFGSDKIVNLSLWDSVEALHNYVYRSAHVEIMRRKKEWFHKMGEAYMVLWWVPAGHIPSVEEAARKLNTLREHGPTAEAFTFKKAFPAPSELASVQTDTLGGECPAT; encoded by the coding sequence GTGAGCAAGTATCAAATTGCCCAGCTAAACATTGCCACTCTGATGGCTCCAATAGATTCGCCTCAGCTTTCAGATTTCGTCGAGAATTTGGACAGGATCAACGCGTTGGCTGAGGATTCCCCTGGTTTCGTCTGGCGCTTGCAAACCGAAGAAGGTGATGCCACCGGCATTGATTATTTCGGCTCAGATAAGATCGTGAATCTTTCTCTCTGGGATTCGGTCGAGGCTTTGCATAATTACGTTTATCGGTCTGCCCACGTTGAGATCATGCGTCGCAAAAAAGAGTGGTTCCACAAAATGGGTGAGGCATACATGGTTCTTTGGTGGGTGCCTGCCGGTCATATTCCGTCAGTCGAAGAAGCAGCGCGAAAACTAAACACCCTGAGAGAGCACGGACCAACCGCCGAGGCTTTCACGTTCAAAAAAGCCTTCCCGGCTCCCAGTGAATTGGCCAGCGTGCAGACCGATACTTTGGGTGGTGAATGTCCAGCCACTTAA
- a CDS encoding ABC transporter substrate-binding protein, producing the protein MTMMKKLLTSAVASAMLVGSAQAEISNDTVKIGYLADMSGTYRDLAGPNGQKALEMAIADFGGTVNGAKIEIVSADDRNSADVASSTVRRWVENENVDLVAGLVASSVSIAVSDILEENDRLGIISGSAASSITNEHCTPNHIHYVYDTYPLANGTASAVVKEGGKTWYILTADYAFGHALEGDVTRVVEANGGEIIGKLRHPFPTPDFSSFILQAQASGADVVALANAGADTTNAINTASEFGVTQSGQTLAALLLFLTDVHALGVEAAQGIQLTTGWYWDMNDETRAWSDRFLEETGARPTMVHAGIYSSAMQYLKAVDATGSDDAQTVRKQMMDTPINDMFAKNGRIRVDGRMVHDMFLAEVKTPDESKGEWDLYKILRTIPADEAYRPLSESKCPLVTSK; encoded by the coding sequence ATGACAATGATGAAAAAGCTTCTGACTTCAGCCGTTGCCTCAGCCATGCTGGTGGGCAGTGCCCAGGCAGAAATTTCAAATGATACGGTCAAGATTGGTTACCTGGCGGATATGTCCGGGACCTATCGGGACCTGGCAGGGCCGAATGGTCAAAAGGCACTCGAAATGGCCATTGCCGATTTTGGTGGCACAGTAAACGGCGCCAAGATCGAAATTGTCAGCGCCGATGACCGCAACAGCGCAGACGTTGCTTCCAGCACTGTTCGCCGTTGGGTCGAAAATGAAAACGTGGATCTGGTTGCCGGGCTTGTAGCTTCCTCTGTCTCGATCGCTGTCAGCGACATCCTCGAAGAGAACGACAGGCTGGGGATCATCTCCGGTTCCGCTGCTTCGAGCATCACCAACGAGCACTGCACCCCGAACCACATCCACTACGTGTATGACACCTATCCGCTGGCCAACGGCACCGCGAGTGCTGTGGTCAAAGAGGGTGGCAAAACCTGGTATATCCTCACGGCAGACTATGCGTTTGGTCACGCCCTGGAAGGTGACGTAACTCGTGTGGTAGAAGCCAACGGCGGCGAAATTATTGGTAAGTTGCGCCATCCGTTCCCGACGCCTGATTTCTCCTCCTTTATCCTCCAGGCCCAGGCCTCCGGTGCCGACGTGGTGGCTCTGGCGAACGCTGGTGCAGACACCACCAACGCCATCAACACGGCCAGTGAGTTTGGTGTGACCCAGTCCGGCCAGACCCTTGCCGCGTTGCTGTTGTTCCTGACTGATGTTCACGCACTCGGTGTTGAAGCGGCCCAGGGTATCCAGCTGACTACTGGCTGGTACTGGGATATGAACGATGAGACCCGTGCCTGGTCGGATCGTTTCCTGGAAGAGACCGGTGCACGTCCAACCATGGTTCATGCAGGCATCTACTCCAGCGCCATGCAGTATCTGAAAGCGGTTGATGCAACCGGTTCAGACGATGCCCAGACCGTGCGCAAGCAAATGATGGATACGCCCATCAACGACATGTTTGCCAAGAATGGCCGGATCCGTGTGGATGGCCGTATGGTGCACGATATGTTCCTGGCGGAAGTGAAGACTCCGGACGAGTCCAAGGGTGAGTGGGATCTGTACAAGATTCTTCGTACTATCCCGGCAGACGAAGCCTACCGTCCGCTCTCCGAGAGCAAGTGCCCGCTGGTAACCAGCAAGTAA
- a CDS encoding GFA family protein produces the protein MIQSGSCLCGGVQYEIAGSLSDVYNCHCFMCRKLHAAAFRTCAKVRVEDWQTIKGQELLKTYESSPGEYKVFCAACGSSIHTKFDSNPEIYAFPLGTLDTDPGVRAERHVFVGSKAPWFEITDDLPQYAEND, from the coding sequence ATGATCCAGTCTGGCAGCTGTCTTTGCGGTGGCGTCCAATATGAAATAGCAGGCAGTTTGAGTGACGTGTACAACTGCCACTGCTTCATGTGCCGCAAGCTTCATGCTGCAGCATTTCGGACGTGTGCAAAGGTACGGGTTGAAGATTGGCAGACCATCAAAGGCCAGGAACTCCTTAAAACCTATGAATCTTCGCCAGGGGAATACAAGGTTTTTTGTGCAGCCTGCGGCTCAAGCATTCATACAAAATTTGACTCGAATCCGGAAATCTATGCGTTCCCACTTGGCACCCTGGATACCGACCCAGGTGTGCGGGCAGAGCGTCATGTCTTTGTTGGCAGCAAGGCTCCATGGTTCGAGATTACCGATGATCTGCCTCAATATGCTGAGAATGACTGA
- a CDS encoding AMP-binding protein, translated as MTFPSYTSGTSETPLLGMTIGEKLDHTAAQYPDTEALVCLHQDIRWTYREFVEKVNEAARAFMAIGVKRGDRVGIWSPNRYEWTVTQFATAKVGAILVNINPAYGMHELEYAMNLAGISVLVTADSFKASDYRKTLYDLAPELKASSPGKIKARRLSDLRAVINLDTDKHDGMWTWDEFVTFGGDVSQEDLDKIQSQLQFDDPINIQFTSGTTGNPKGATLTHHNILNNGYFVAESQRLTEKDRLVIPVPLYHCFGMVMGNLGCITHGSTMIYPDEGFEPKSVLQAVHQEKATALYGVPTMFIAELSDPEFETYDLSTLRTGIMAGSICPAEVMKQVNGKMNMKEVQIAYGMTETSPVSTQTSSLDPFEKQVTTVGRTQPHLETKIVDPGTGNVVPRGEIGELCTRGYSVMLKYWNNEEKTREAIDNAGWMHTGDLATMDEEGYIQIVGRIKDMVIRGGENIYPKEIEEFLYTHPSIEEVQVTGIPDEKYGEELIAWVKLRPDADPVDADDLIAFCKGQIAHFKIPRNYKFVDEFPMTVTGKIQKFKMREISIEEMGLKK; from the coding sequence ATGACTTTTCCAAGCTACACCAGCGGTACCTCAGAAACTCCGCTGCTTGGTATGACCATCGGCGAAAAGCTGGACCACACCGCCGCGCAATATCCGGACACCGAAGCCCTGGTTTGTCTGCATCAGGACATCCGATGGACCTACAGGGAGTTTGTGGAGAAGGTCAATGAAGCTGCCCGCGCTTTTATGGCCATCGGCGTAAAGCGTGGCGACCGCGTGGGTATCTGGTCTCCCAACCGTTACGAGTGGACCGTGACCCAGTTCGCCACGGCCAAGGTGGGCGCCATCCTGGTGAACATCAACCCGGCCTATGGCATGCACGAACTGGAATACGCCATGAACCTGGCGGGCATCAGCGTGCTGGTCACTGCCGACAGTTTCAAGGCCTCAGATTACCGCAAGACGCTCTATGATCTGGCACCCGAACTGAAGGCCAGCTCACCCGGCAAGATCAAGGCCCGGCGCCTCTCTGACCTCCGCGCCGTGATCAATCTGGACACCGACAAGCACGACGGCATGTGGACCTGGGACGAATTCGTGACATTTGGTGGTGATGTCAGCCAGGAAGACCTGGACAAGATTCAGAGCCAGCTCCAGTTCGATGACCCGATCAACATCCAGTTCACCTCCGGTACTACCGGCAACCCCAAAGGCGCCACCCTCACCCACCACAATATCCTCAACAATGGATACTTTGTGGCCGAGAGCCAGCGCCTTACCGAGAAGGATCGCCTGGTGATTCCAGTGCCGCTGTACCACTGCTTCGGCATGGTGATGGGTAACCTGGGCTGCATTACTCACGGTTCCACCATGATCTACCCGGATGAGGGCTTTGAACCGAAGTCCGTGCTGCAGGCCGTGCACCAGGAAAAAGCGACCGCCCTGTACGGTGTACCCACCATGTTCATCGCCGAACTGTCGGATCCGGAGTTTGAAACCTACGACCTCTCCACACTGCGTACCGGCATCATGGCCGGTTCCATCTGCCCGGCGGAGGTGATGAAGCAGGTCAACGGCAAGATGAACATGAAAGAGGTTCAGATTGCCTACGGCATGACCGAAACCAGCCCGGTCTCCACCCAGACCAGCTCACTCGATCCGTTCGAGAAGCAGGTCACCACCGTGGGGCGGACCCAGCCGCACCTGGAGACCAAGATCGTCGATCCGGGCACCGGCAACGTGGTCCCGCGGGGCGAGATTGGCGAGCTATGTACCCGTGGGTACAGCGTGATGCTGAAGTACTGGAACAACGAAGAAAAAACCCGCGAAGCCATCGACAATGCCGGCTGGATGCATACCGGCGACCTGGCAACCATGGACGAAGAGGGCTACATCCAGATCGTCGGCCGTATCAAGGACATGGTTATCCGGGGTGGTGAAAACATCTACCCGAAAGAGATCGAGGAATTCCTCTACACCCATCCGTCCATCGAGGAAGTCCAGGTAACCGGCATCCCCGACGAGAAGTACGGCGAAGAGCTCATCGCGTGGGTGAAGCTGCGCCCGGACGCCGATCCGGTCGATGCGGATGACCTGATTGCCTTCTGCAAGGGTCAGATCGCTCACTTCAAGATCCCCCGCAACTACAAATTCGTGGATGAATTCCCGATGACCGTCACCGGGAAGATCCAGAAGTTCAAGATGCGGGAAATTTCCATTGAGGAGATGGGGTTGAAGAAGTAG
- a CDS encoding LemA family protein: protein MGTLHKPFQQRTFWQLTPLMALVLLLSGCGINNIPTYDEKVTAAWAQVENQYQRRADLIPNLVETVKGFAAQEQETLTAVIEARSKATSIQVDESILNNPKKLQQFQQAQGELSSALSRLMAVSERYPDLKSNQNFLALQSQLEGTENRIAVARRDFIQAVQTFNTELRTFPGKIWYSILYSDLEPRANFEATTENAEDAPAVEF from the coding sequence ATGGGAACCCTTCACAAACCGTTTCAACAGCGGACTTTCTGGCAGTTAACGCCGCTGATGGCGCTGGTTTTGTTACTCAGTGGCTGTGGGATCAATAACATCCCCACTTACGATGAGAAAGTCACCGCCGCCTGGGCTCAGGTGGAAAACCAGTACCAGCGCCGCGCCGACCTTATTCCCAACCTGGTGGAAACCGTCAAGGGTTTCGCGGCCCAGGAGCAGGAAACCCTGACTGCGGTGATTGAGGCGCGCTCCAAGGCTACGTCGATTCAGGTGGACGAGAGCATTCTCAACAACCCCAAGAAGCTGCAGCAGTTCCAGCAGGCCCAGGGTGAGCTGAGCAGTGCCCTGAGCCGCCTGATGGCGGTGTCCGAACGTTACCCGGACCTGAAGTCGAACCAGAACTTCCTGGCTTTGCAATCACAGCTTGAAGGCACGGAGAACCGTATTGCCGTCGCGCGCCGGGATTTCATCCAGGCGGTGCAGACTTTCAACACCGAGCTGCGCACCTTCCCGGGAAAGATCTGGTACAGCATCCTGTATAGCGATCTGGAGCCCCGCGCCAACTTCGAAGCCACCACGGAAAATGCGGAAGACGCACCCGCGGTGGAATTCTGA
- a CDS encoding nucleotidyltransferase has product MHHLAAQWIVGLLRDRNIPFLICGGLAAKGYGSERDLNDIDLFVPGEHFSSVVQAGQEFVSKAAAHRQEEGWDLTYVQFKYEGIKVEVGNADGPWIFDSGNETWVPLNIDFSRHATVHLLGLELPLMLKDDLVQYKSALSRPVDIEDIRAIRESA; this is encoded by the coding sequence GTGCATCATTTAGCAGCCCAATGGATTGTGGGGTTACTGAGAGATAGGAATATCCCCTTCCTGATCTGCGGAGGACTCGCTGCAAAGGGATATGGCTCAGAGCGTGATTTGAATGACATCGACCTTTTCGTCCCTGGTGAACACTTTTCGTCAGTGGTTCAGGCCGGCCAGGAATTTGTATCCAAAGCAGCCGCTCACCGCCAAGAAGAAGGCTGGGATCTAACCTACGTCCAGTTCAAGTATGAAGGCATCAAGGTGGAGGTAGGTAACGCTGACGGTCCGTGGATCTTCGATTCAGGCAACGAGACTTGGGTTCCGCTCAACATAGATTTTTCTCGCCATGCGACGGTGCATTTGCTGGGTCTTGAGCTTCCCCTTATGCTGAAGGACGATCTGGTCCAGTATAAATCTGCGCTCTCACGTCCGGTGGATATCGAGGATATCCGTGCTATCCGTGAGAGCGCATAA
- a CDS encoding TPM domain-containing protein, whose amino-acid sequence MTLLSKSDQEAVAAAINKVERETDAELVTVLTAQSDNYSYIPLVWAGILALLAPGIVNYFGSWFGADMLLLVQWGTFIVLSLLFRVPGINTRLIPRQVRYWRASNLARRQFLEQNLHHTEGGTGMLIFVSEAERYVEILVDQGIADVLDNSVWEAIVADFTASVRQGQTRQGFLDCIAACGKLLKEHVPATHERNELPNHLVILP is encoded by the coding sequence ATGACATTACTAAGCAAAAGCGATCAGGAAGCCGTTGCCGCCGCCATCAATAAGGTGGAACGGGAAACCGACGCCGAACTGGTCACCGTGCTGACGGCTCAGTCCGATAATTACTCCTATATTCCTCTGGTCTGGGCCGGCATCCTGGCGTTGTTGGCGCCGGGTATTGTTAATTACTTCGGCAGCTGGTTCGGTGCCGACATGCTGTTGCTGGTGCAGTGGGGTACATTCATCGTGCTCAGCCTGCTGTTCCGGGTGCCTGGCATCAACACCCGCCTGATCCCCCGGCAGGTGCGTTACTGGCGGGCCTCCAACCTGGCACGGCGGCAGTTCCTGGAGCAGAACCTGCACCATACCGAAGGCGGCACCGGCATGCTGATCTTCGTCTCGGAAGCAGAACGCTATGTGGAGATCCTGGTGGATCAGGGCATTGCCGATGTTCTGGATAACTCGGTATGGGAGGCCATAGTGGCGGATTTCACCGCCAGTGTGCGCCAGGGCCAGACCCGGCAGGGATTTCTTGACTGCATTGCTGCCTGCGGCAAGCTCCTGAAAGAGCACGTACCCGCCACCCACGAGCGCAACGAACTGCCCAATCATCTGGTGATCCTGCCATAA
- a CDS encoding DUF6932 family protein produces the protein MIPELNQSGVLPPFIPEQGPTDPAGMAPYKTTISEFVLRYAHSPERRTILRGLLEYRRKLKQVGISNGFQWLDGSFVEDVELNRGRPPADVDIVTFALRPTNDLEQWKRIVSGNTDLFLPNEAKQKFYCDAYFVDLNTHPLHVVSNTRYWFGLFSHQRESYLWKGLVEIPILCGDDEALEILDREAGNA, from the coding sequence GTGATACCAGAATTAAATCAATCAGGAGTATTGCCTCCATTTATACCAGAGCAAGGACCAACCGATCCTGCTGGTATGGCACCCTATAAAACAACGATATCTGAGTTTGTCCTTCGTTACGCTCACTCTCCTGAAAGGAGAACTATACTTAGGGGCCTGCTGGAATATCGAAGGAAACTTAAGCAAGTCGGTATTTCAAACGGGTTTCAGTGGCTTGATGGTAGCTTTGTAGAGGACGTAGAGCTAAATCGTGGCAGGCCACCAGCGGATGTAGATATAGTCACTTTCGCTTTGAGGCCAACCAATGACTTGGAGCAATGGAAAAGAATAGTGAGTGGAAACACAGATCTATTTCTTCCTAATGAGGCAAAGCAAAAATTCTATTGCGACGCGTATTTTGTTGATTTGAATACGCATCCGCTACACGTGGTTAGTAATACGCGATACTGGTTTGGGCTGTTCTCGCACCAACGCGAATCGTACCTATGGAAGGGATTGGTTGAGATTCCCATTCTGTGCGGGGATGATGAGGCGCTGGAGATTTTAGATAGGGAGGCAGGCAATGCCTAA
- a CDS encoding branched-chain amino acid ABC transporter permease, giving the protein MNQPFDQASIHKAILEQQKAEDRKKLILNGALVLLLLAAPFAMYPVFLMKILCFALFAVAFNLLFGFTGLLSFGHAAFLATGGYTTGYLLSNYSGLSTEVGILAGTAMATVLGLAFALLSIRRQGIYFAMVTLALAQLVFFFFVQSSFTGGEDGMHGIPRGELFGVINLEDNLNMYYFVLAVFLACYLLVQRIVSSPYGQVLRSIKQNEPRAVSLGYNVNRYKILAFVISAALAGLAGSMKSVVFQLASLNDAHWHMSGEVILMTLVGGMGTLLGPVVGATFVVNIEYQLSQGPLRDWVDPILGGIFVLTVLAFRSGIVGELQKFMKKNMG; this is encoded by the coding sequence ATGAACCAGCCCTTTGATCAGGCCAGTATCCATAAAGCCATCCTGGAGCAGCAGAAGGCCGAAGACCGAAAGAAACTGATACTTAACGGTGCCCTGGTCCTGCTCCTTCTGGCAGCGCCGTTTGCCATGTATCCGGTCTTCCTGATGAAGATCCTGTGTTTCGCGCTTTTCGCGGTTGCGTTCAACCTTCTGTTCGGTTTTACCGGCCTGCTGTCCTTCGGCCACGCCGCCTTCCTGGCGACGGGCGGATATACGACCGGTTATCTGCTCAGCAATTACTCCGGCCTGAGCACGGAAGTGGGAATTCTCGCGGGAACGGCAATGGCCACCGTGTTGGGGCTTGCCTTCGCGCTGTTGTCGATTCGTCGTCAGGGCATCTACTTCGCCATGGTGACCCTGGCACTGGCGCAGCTCGTGTTCTTCTTCTTTGTGCAGTCATCATTTACCGGCGGTGAAGACGGTATGCATGGCATTCCCAGGGGCGAACTATTCGGAGTGATCAATCTGGAAGACAACCTGAACATGTACTATTTCGTACTGGCTGTATTTCTCGCCTGTTACCTGCTGGTGCAGCGGATCGTCAGCAGCCCCTACGGTCAGGTACTCAGGTCCATCAAGCAGAACGAGCCCCGGGCGGTGTCGCTGGGTTACAACGTCAATCGCTACAAGATTCTGGCCTTCGTGATTTCTGCGGCTCTCGCGGGCCTGGCCGGCTCCATGAAGTCGGTGGTGTTCCAGCTGGCTTCCCTGAATGATGCGCACTGGCACATGTCCGGTGAAGTCATCCTGATGACTCTGGTAGGTGGCATGGGTACCTTGCTCGGTCCCGTTGTCGGCGCCACCTTCGTTGTCAACATTGAGTACCAGCTGTCCCAGGGCCCGCTGCGTGACTGGGTGGACCCGATCCTGGGTGGCATCTTCGTGCTCACGGTATTGGCGTTCCGGAGTGGTATCGTGGGGGAACTTCAGAAGTTTATGAAGAAAAACATGGGGTGA
- a CDS encoding branched-chain amino acid ABC transporter permease, whose protein sequence is MSMIFGVPLAVLSGQLLIGVINGAFYALLSLGLAVIFGLLKIINFAHGAMYMLGAMATVILFDALGVNYWVALFLAPLLVGGFGVLIEYFLLRRIAGQDHIYSLLLTFGAALLIGGVLTNIYGVSGLRYSMPDLFKGGINLGFMFLPYYRAWVIVIALVVCLGTWFMIEKTKLGAYLRAGTEDSQLMQGFGINVPLLISLTYGFGVMLAAFAGVLAAPIYSVTPVMGSHILITVFAVVVIGGMGSIGGAIITGIMMGVIEGLTKTFYPPASSAVIFLVMVVVLMFRPAGLFGKEA, encoded by the coding sequence ATGTCCATGATTTTTGGTGTCCCCCTGGCTGTGCTGTCTGGTCAGCTTTTGATCGGGGTCATTAACGGCGCCTTCTACGCGCTGTTGAGTCTCGGGTTGGCCGTCATTTTCGGTTTGCTCAAGATTATTAACTTTGCCCACGGGGCAATGTACATGCTCGGTGCCATGGCCACCGTCATCCTGTTCGATGCCCTGGGCGTCAACTACTGGGTCGCTCTCTTCCTGGCACCGCTTCTTGTCGGTGGTTTCGGTGTGCTCATTGAGTACTTCCTGCTCCGGCGAATCGCGGGTCAGGACCATATCTACAGCCTCCTGCTGACGTTCGGTGCAGCCCTGCTGATTGGGGGTGTGCTGACAAACATCTACGGGGTATCCGGGCTCCGTTATTCCATGCCCGATCTGTTCAAGGGCGGGATCAACCTCGGGTTCATGTTCCTGCCGTATTACCGCGCCTGGGTTATCGTGATCGCACTGGTGGTGTGTTTAGGTACCTGGTTCATGATCGAGAAAACAAAGCTTGGCGCGTACCTGCGTGCTGGAACAGAAGATTCGCAGCTCATGCAGGGCTTCGGCATTAACGTGCCCTTGCTGATCAGCCTTACTTATGGCTTTGGGGTCATGCTCGCCGCTTTTGCTGGCGTTTTGGCGGCGCCCATCTATTCGGTCACGCCGGTGATGGGCTCTCATATTCTGATAACGGTGTTTGCAGTAGTGGTTATCGGTGGCATGGGCTCCATCGGTGGCGCGATCATTACCGGTATCATGATGGGCGTGATTGAAGGGCTTACCAAAACCTTCTACCCGCCTGCGTCATCCGCAGTGATCTTCCTGGTCATGGTGGTGGTTCTGATGTTCCGGCCTGCGGGTCTGTTTGGTAAGGAGGCGTAA
- a CDS encoding SGNH/GDSL hydrolase family protein — translation MHLPFWLTTAALSPLLFYQGRQTRQEAPRLPEASGEPFGQWGSGAPIFRVLVVGESTAAGVGVQTHDQGLAGQLARALHEQSKKTIAWNTHGINGAKLTELRDALKGKTLPRADMVLLSMGVNDTTGLTPRNQFRQELLNIREDLRALHHGPLQLLSVPPMHQFTALPSPLRQIMGWRARQLNSVYQNLAGTSPREFSHLRYPPISDTSMLASDGYHPGPAGYRAMAQALAEALLPILTAPDINRCP, via the coding sequence ATGCACCTGCCTTTCTGGTTGACGACAGCCGCCTTGTCTCCCCTGCTGTTTTATCAGGGCAGACAGACTCGACAGGAAGCACCAAGGTTGCCAGAAGCCAGTGGGGAGCCTTTCGGCCAATGGGGCAGTGGAGCGCCGATATTTAGGGTGCTGGTGGTCGGGGAATCCACCGCCGCCGGAGTGGGCGTGCAAACCCACGACCAGGGGTTGGCGGGCCAGCTGGCACGCGCTCTCCACGAGCAAAGCAAGAAGACCATCGCGTGGAACACCCATGGCATCAATGGCGCCAAGCTCACCGAACTGCGCGATGCACTGAAAGGCAAAACCCTGCCCCGGGCGGATATGGTGTTGCTTAGCATGGGCGTGAACGACACTACCGGACTGACGCCCCGCAACCAGTTCCGGCAGGAATTGCTGAATATCAGAGAGGACCTGCGTGCGCTGCATCATGGCCCGCTCCAGTTACTGAGCGTGCCACCCATGCATCAGTTTACGGCACTGCCCTCGCCCCTGAGGCAGATAATGGGATGGCGAGCGAGGCAATTGAACAGTGTGTATCAGAACCTTGCCGGAACATCACCCCGGGAGTTCAGCCACCTGCGTTACCCGCCAATTTCCGATACGTCCATGTTGGCCAGCGACGGCTATCACCCCGGGCCAGCAGGTTATCGTGCCATGGCACAGGCTCTGGCGGAGGCTCTCCTGCCGATACTGACAGCTCCGGACATCAACCGCTGCCCTTAA
- a CDS encoding DUF5602 domain-containing protein: protein MKTALRLFRPTRSIYTFALLSLASAAIAADPPGFTGTSVAVGNGTARVVVMANDGNDPESVSVVLTEDALLGLPEAHGDKSVWEFELPMPDAGPQTGYNHVVLDWNPAGHIPEGVYSVPHFDVHFYLISNDEREAITFHGDDRDLAMAAPDPELVPDGYIVPPDTAVERMGMHGLDPAGSEFQGQPFSHNFIYGYYKGELMFVEPMLSLAFLQSRPEVTSPVKKPRRYSYPAWYPATYRIGFDTGKGEYTIAIQDLERFD, encoded by the coding sequence ATGAAAACTGCTCTTCGTCTGTTTCGCCCTACCCGTTCAATCTATACATTCGCACTTTTGAGCCTTGCCAGTGCCGCGATCGCCGCCGATCCACCGGGTTTCACAGGCACGTCCGTGGCTGTGGGTAATGGCACCGCGCGCGTAGTGGTAATGGCCAATGACGGGAACGACCCCGAATCCGTGTCTGTGGTGCTGACCGAAGATGCGCTCCTGGGTCTGCCGGAAGCCCATGGCGACAAGTCGGTCTGGGAGTTTGAATTACCCATGCCGGATGCCGGCCCGCAGACGGGATATAATCATGTCGTTCTTGACTGGAATCCCGCCGGACACATACCTGAAGGGGTCTACTCAGTCCCCCATTTTGACGTGCATTTTTATCTGATCAGCAATGACGAACGTGAAGCGATCACTTTCCATGGCGATGATCGTGACCTCGCCATGGCAGCACCAGACCCTGAACTCGTGCCCGATGGCTACATCGTTCCTCCAGATACAGCGGTGGAGCGGATGGGGATGCACGGCCTTGATCCGGCTGGCAGTGAATTCCAGGGTCAGCCGTTTAGCCATAACTTTATTTACGGCTATTACAAGGGTGAGTTAATGTTTGTGGAGCCGATGCTGTCCCTGGCTTTCCTCCAGTCACGGCCGGAGGTCACGTCACCCGTCAAAAAACCACGAAGGTACAGCTATCCGGCCTGGTATCCGGCGACCTACCGAATCGGATTTGATACCGGGAAAGGCGAGTACACCATCGCTATCCAGGACCTGGAAAGGTTCGATTGA
- a CDS encoding TPM domain-containing protein, with the protein MAALSPKNLLVALLLLLPATLWAQSTPEFPELTGRVVDRAEMLSPEVETRLSQMLQAHEQASTEQVVVVTLPNLQGFPIEDFGYQLGRHWGIGQEGEDNGALLIVAKEERKVRIEVGYGLEGRLTDADSSVIINRIITPAFRQGDFQAGIVNGAAAMIQVLGGEPMAVPQGQQTRAVQEKPKAGMVALFFIIMMAVIFFVGSRGGRGGRGGAALLGAALLGGAMGGRGGGFGGGGFGGGGGGFGGGGASGGW; encoded by the coding sequence ATGGCAGCCCTGTCCCCCAAAAATCTGCTGGTGGCGTTACTGCTGTTGCTCCCGGCCACCCTCTGGGCCCAGTCAACGCCGGAGTTTCCCGAACTGACTGGCCGGGTGGTAGACCGGGCGGAGATGCTTTCCCCTGAAGTGGAAACGCGTCTGAGCCAGATGCTTCAGGCCCACGAGCAGGCCAGCACCGAACAAGTTGTGGTGGTCACCTTGCCGAACCTGCAGGGTTTTCCAATTGAGGACTTTGGCTATCAGCTGGGCAGGCACTGGGGTATCGGTCAGGAGGGCGAGGATAACGGCGCCCTGCTGATCGTGGCAAAGGAGGAGCGCAAAGTCCGCATAGAGGTGGGCTATGGCCTTGAAGGCCGGCTCACTGATGCCGACTCCTCGGTCATCATCAATCGCATTATTACCCCGGCGTTCCGTCAGGGGGATTTTCAGGCCGGTATCGTTAACGGCGCCGCCGCCATGATCCAGGTGCTCGGCGGCGAGCCCATGGCCGTTCCACAGGGCCAGCAGACGCGTGCAGTACAGGAAAAGCCCAAGGCCGGCATGGTCGCGCTGTTCTTCATCATCATGATGGCGGTGATATTCTTTGTCGGTAGCCGCGGTGGCCGTGGCGGGCGCGGTGGTGCTGCTCTGCTGGGCGCGGCTCTGCTGGGCGGCGCCATGGGCGGCCGTGGCGGTGGCTTCGGTGGCGGCGGTTTTGGCGGCGGCGGAGGCGGCTTCGGCGGTGGCGGTGCTTCCGGTGGCTGGTAG